From the genome of Bubalus bubalis isolate 160015118507 breed Murrah chromosome 2, NDDB_SH_1, whole genome shotgun sequence, one region includes:
- the LOC102388978 gene encoding olfactory receptor 2G3-like translates to MTMINESLAGDFILVGFSDHPQLEKILFAVVLISYLLTLVGNTAIILISYLDPMLHTPMYYFLTHLSFDDLCFTTSIAPQLLWNLRGPYKTISPTGCAIQLYVSLALGSTECVLLAVMAFDRYAAVCRPLHYATGMHSRLCQSLVGMAWLSGVGNTLIQGTITLRLPRCGNHRIYHFICEVPAIVKLACVNIHANEVQLFMASLVLLLLPLTLILISYGCIAQAVMRIRSAQAWRKALGTCGSHLLVVTLFYGTITAVYIQPNSSYAHSQGKFITLLYTIVTPTLNPLIYTLRNKDVKGALKRLVQKDRAQQSEKL, encoded by the coding sequence ATGACAATGATTAATGAGAGTTTGGCAGGGGATTTCATACTGGTGGGCTTCTCCGACCACCCACAGCTTGAGAAGATCCTCTTTGCGGTTGTGTTAATCTCCTATCTCCTGACACTGGTTGGCAACACAGCAATCATCTTGATCTCTTATCTGGATCCCATGCTCCACACAcccatgtattattttcttacCCATCTCTCCTTTGATGACCTCTGCTTTACCACCAGCATTGCTCCCCAACTTCTATGGAACCTCCGTGGTCCATACAAGACAATCAGTCCTACAGGCTGTGCCATTCAACTCTACGTATCCCTTGCACTGGGATCCACTGAATGTGTTCTCCTAGCTGTCATGGCATTTGATCGCTATGCTGCTGTTTGTCGACCACTCCATTATGCCACAGGTATGCACTCACGACTTTGCCAGTCTCTGGTAGGAATGGCATGGTTGAGTGGAGTGGGCAACACCCTAATTCAGGGCACCATCACCCTTCGGCTGCCCCGCTGTGGGAACCACAGGATTTACCACTTCATCTGTGAAGTGCCTGCCATTGTCAAGTTGGCCTGTGTAAACATTCATGCCAATGAGGTCCAGCTCTTCATGGCTTCCTTGgtgcttctcctcctccctctgacaCTTATCTTGATCTCATATGGATGCATTGCTCAAGCAGTAATGAGGATCAGGTCAGCTCAAGCCTGGCGAAAAGCCCTTGGCACTTGTGGGTCCCACCTCTTGGTAGTAACTCTCTTCTATGGAACCATCACAGCTGTCTATATCCAGCCCAACAGCTCTTATGCCCACAGTCAAGGAAAGTTCATAACCCTTTTGTATACCATTGTAACTCCCACCCTTAACCCTCTCATTTACACTCTGAGAAACAAAGATGTAAAGGGGGCTTTAAAGAGGCTGGTACAGAAAGATAGGGCACAGCAGAGTGAGAAACTCTGA